Proteins from a genomic interval of Nitrospina gracilis Nb-211:
- a CDS encoding YfiR family protein — MLRRDLFKLFICYFLAIMAVLSQKTPYAYSEESVPREYVLKTSIILKIFEFIKWPEEKMIHNSEPQFVLCIVGSNPFGNLFQRAQQEGVFRNKLIVKNFSSGSDLDSCHLAYIGESENENLEEVLHRTKGRPILFVGDTPGYSQRGVGINFVILNNRIRFKINRRAVEDRDIRISSELLNLAILVDE, encoded by the coding sequence TTATCTGTTATTTCCTGGCCATTATGGCGGTGCTTTCCCAGAAAACGCCATACGCCTACAGTGAGGAATCCGTCCCGCGTGAATATGTCCTGAAAACCAGTATCATTTTGAAAATCTTTGAATTCATAAAATGGCCGGAAGAAAAAATGATTCATAACAGCGAGCCCCAGTTTGTCCTGTGTATCGTGGGCAGCAACCCTTTCGGTAACCTGTTTCAGCGGGCTCAGCAGGAGGGTGTCTTCCGGAACAAGCTGATTGTCAAAAACTTTTCGTCGGGCTCCGATCTGGACTCCTGCCATTTGGCTTATATTGGTGAATCGGAGAATGAGAATTTGGAAGAGGTACTTCATCGCACAAAGGGCAGGCCCATCCTGTTTGTCGGTGACACGCCAGGATATTCTCAGCGCGGTGTGGGAATCAATTTTGTGATTTTAAATAACAGGATCCGGTTTAAAATCAATCGGAGGGCCGTGGAAGACAGGGATATCCGAATTAGTTCGGAACTGCTAAACTTAGCCATTTTGGTTGATGAGTGA